One Gemmatimonadaceae bacterium DNA segment encodes these proteins:
- a CDS encoding putative zinc-binding metallopeptidase: MRIRDLGVRLEGTWIEECIEALYEELAERGLSLRPHCWLSSEWFSPEGVTGIGIPFYLAHPRLMRLERTMMLEVEGGTRPECMRILRHETGHALQHAFDLHRRKRWRELFGPSTTPYPESYRPNPASRKYVQHLRLYYAQSHPDEDFAETFAVWMGPRSAWQRRYQGWGALQKLHYVDELMEELRGGRPRRRAREVVEPLSSLTMTLREYYEGKRAQYTVSYPTTYDRELLKVFSNDPKHARRELASHFIQRHRVEIRRTVARWTGEYEFTLDQLLRDMIGRCRELKLRVTGQQRPVLLDFAGMLAVRTVHFLYSRRVSIAM; this comes from the coding sequence ATGCGCATTCGCGATCTCGGCGTGCGCCTGGAGGGGACGTGGATCGAGGAGTGCATCGAGGCACTGTACGAGGAACTGGCCGAGCGCGGGCTGTCGCTGCGCCCGCACTGCTGGCTGTCGAGCGAGTGGTTCTCGCCGGAGGGGGTGACGGGGATCGGCATCCCGTTCTACCTGGCGCATCCGCGGCTGATGCGTCTCGAGCGCACGATGATGCTGGAGGTGGAGGGGGGGACGCGCCCCGAGTGCATGCGCATCCTTCGCCACGAGACTGGGCACGCGCTGCAGCACGCCTTCGACCTGCATCGCCGCAAGCGGTGGCGCGAGCTATTCGGGCCGTCGACGACTCCCTATCCCGAGTCCTACCGCCCCAATCCCGCCAGCCGCAAGTATGTGCAGCACCTGCGCCTGTACTACGCGCAGTCGCACCCCGACGAGGACTTCGCCGAGACGTTCGCTGTGTGGATGGGGCCGCGCTCGGCGTGGCAGCGGAGGTACCAGGGGTGGGGGGCACTGCAGAAGCTGCACTACGTGGACGAGCTGATGGAGGAGCTGCGCGGCGGGCGGCCGCGCCGACGCGCGCGCGAGGTGGTCGAGCCGCTGTCCAGTCTGACGATGACGCTGCGCGAGTATTACGAGGGAAAGCGTGCGCAATACACGGTGAGCTATCCCACCACGTATGATCGCGAGTTGCTCAAGGTCTTCTCCAACGATCCCAAGCATGCCCGGCGCGAGCTGGCTTCGCACTTCATCCAGCGGCACCGTGTCGAGATACGTCGCACCGTGGCGCGCTGGACGGGGGAATACGAGTTCACGCTCGACCAGTTGCTGCGCGACATGATCGGGCGTTGCCGCGAACTCAAGCTGCGGGTGACCGGGCAACAGCGGCCGGTCCTGCTCGACTTTGCCGGGATGCTGGCGGTGCGCACGGTGCACTTCCTGTATTCGCGGCGCGTCTCGATCGCGATGTGA
- a CDS encoding serine hydrolase, which produces MRTPTPRVVVLLAVAACSSPASKAPPEPNADAAVARVTAGLRAAIAVKGEPPASFSLAERMAHYKVPGVSIAVVDSGRIVWARGFGLKQAGTSDSVTATTIFQAASISKPVAATGLLRLVEEGKLSLDAPVNDYLKSWKLPENRFTATEKVTLRRIVSHSAGLTVHGFPGYAANDSVPTVPQLLDGAKPANTAAVRVDTFPGAISRYSGGGITIEQLAMSDATGEAFPALLKRLVLDPIGMSNSGYDQPLAAPRTAQAAAGHGPDGTMIEGRWHTYPELAAAGLWTTPTDLLKWAVEIAAARAGTSAKVLSQKMATEMLTAQKGAFGLGPALAGKERGFNFGHGGANEGYRAQVTYFPELGRGAAVMTNSDNGSALAQEILFAIAAEYTWVDFAPREIAPIALDSAALDALTGTYMIDKPEKITLSVTREGTKLFVEEPRYVPRTEVRLLEARKAIALESGMQFSFIADAKGKITGIDLPPMKLKRSSAAPASSAPRR; this is translated from the coding sequence ATGCGCACGCCCACGCCCCGTGTCGTTGTCCTGCTGGCAGTCGCGGCCTGTTCGTCTCCCGCCAGCAAGGCGCCGCCCGAGCCTAACGCGGATGCGGCAGTCGCCCGCGTTACCGCCGGGCTGCGCGCAGCCATCGCGGTCAAGGGCGAACCCCCCGCCTCCTTCTCGCTCGCCGAGCGGATGGCACACTACAAGGTGCCGGGCGTCTCGATCGCGGTGGTGGACAGCGGACGCATCGTCTGGGCGCGCGGCTTCGGCCTCAAGCAAGCGGGGACGAGCGACTCGGTCACCGCAACGACGATCTTCCAGGCAGCATCGATCTCGAAGCCGGTGGCGGCCACGGGGCTGTTGCGGCTGGTGGAGGAGGGGAAACTCTCGCTCGACGCGCCGGTCAACGACTACCTCAAGAGCTGGAAGCTCCCCGAGAACCGCTTCACCGCCACGGAAAAGGTCACGCTGCGCCGCATCGTGTCGCACAGCGCTGGGCTCACCGTCCACGGCTTCCCCGGCTACGCCGCCAACGATTCGGTGCCTACGGTGCCGCAGTTGCTCGACGGTGCCAAGCCGGCCAATACCGCCGCGGTGCGCGTCGACACCTTTCCTGGCGCCATCTCGCGCTACTCCGGCGGCGGCATCACGATCGAGCAGCTGGCGATGAGCGATGCGACGGGTGAGGCGTTCCCGGCGCTGCTCAAGCGCCTCGTGCTCGATCCGATCGGGATGTCGAACAGCGGCTACGATCAACCGCTGGCGGCGCCGCGCACGGCGCAGGCTGCGGCGGGGCATGGCCCGGACGGGACGATGATCGAGGGGCGCTGGCACACGTATCCGGAGTTGGCCGCTGCCGGTCTTTGGACCACACCGACCGACCTCCTCAAGTGGGCCGTGGAGATCGCGGCGGCGCGCGCCGGTACCTCGGCCAAGGTGCTCTCGCAGAAGATGGCGACCGAGATGCTCACGGCGCAGAAGGGGGCGTTTGGCCTGGGCCCCGCGCTGGCCGGCAAGGAGCGCGGCTTCAACTTCGGGCATGGCGGCGCCAACGAGGGCTACCGCGCGCAGGTGACCTACTTCCCGGAGTTAGGGCGCGGTGCCGCGGTGATGACCAACAGCGACAACGGCTCGGCGCTGGCCCAGGAAATCCTCTTCGCGATTGCCGCCGAGTACACGTGGGTCGACTTCGCCCCGCGCGAGATTGCGCCGATCGCGCTCGACTCGGCCGCGCTCGACGCCCTCACCGGGACGTACATGATCGACAAGCCGGAGAAGATCACCCTCTCGGTCACGCGCGAGGGGACGAAGCTCTTCGTCGAGGAACCCAGGTATGTGCCGCGCACCGAGGTGCGATTGCTCGAAGCCCGGAAGGCGATCGCACTGGAATCGGGGATGCAGTTCTCCTTCATCGC